A window of Blautia argi genomic DNA:
GCAATCAAGATTCCACCCATAGGAATATACTTAAAAATAATCGTCAGCAAAAATGCGGGTAATGTGAATATCACATATAATTGCCAGTTCTGTCTTATGTATTTCCATTTACAATTACGCTTGGCCCGGCTTACTTTCTTTTGCATAGTATAAACATCTCCTCCTTTTACATTTGCACACTAAATTGTTTCTTTTGAATAATTTTTGTGCATAATCACTACTTGTTTTGGAATTCCAATTCATTTTGTAGTTGTATATTAACACATAGTCTTTCATGTGTCAATATATTTTGCACCTTTTATTTATGTATTTGCACATTTATTATATGTGCATTTGCACCTATATTTATATTTCAAAACATATCTTACACTTTGATTTATTTTTAAAGTTTACATTTGACACTTTTATTATTTTGGTTTATTATTCAAATATCACTATAAAGGAGACTATATATGAAAAAAAGAATTACCATTCAAGATATAGCAGACGCATTAGGATTATCCCGCAACACAATTTCAAAGGCTTTAAATGGTACTGGATGTGTTGCTTCAGATACAAAAGATTTAATATTCCAAAAAGCTACCGAATTAGGATATAAACAGTTCAGCCTGTTACAGGATGCAGAATATGAATGTGATAAAACAATTACAAACCGCGAGATTGCTTTATTCACAAAATCTGTTCCCGGTTCCCAGTATCTAAGCTCTACATTACTGGATTCTTTCCAAAAAAAAATCAGCGCTCTGGGTTACCGGCTAACTATTTATGTACTCCGTGACACCATAATTTCTTCCTGTTCTCTCCCTGAAAATTTTAATGCAGATTCCACAGATGCCATTTTAATTCTGGAGTTATTTGATGAAACATACACTAATTTCTTATGCAATCTTGAAACGCCAACTTTATTTGTAGATTCCTTTGCGAATCCCCAAAATAAAACCATCGCTTCTGATATCCTATATATGGAAAACAAAAGCAGCACTTACCATTTAATTACACACCTTTTAAACACAGGATGCAAAAAAATAGGTTATGTTGGGGATTATTTACATTGCCAGTCCTTTTTTGAAAGATGGTACGGATACAAAGAAGCAATGCACACAAATTCTTGCAGTAATTACAAAGACTTTTGCATTCTTGAGAATGACTCTTCGCCATATAATAATCCTTCCTGGCTGGCCTCTAAAATCCAGTCCCTAAAGGAATTGCCCGATGCATTCTTCTGTGCTAATGATTTCCTTGCAATATGTACAATAAAAGCGCTAAAATCATTGAATTACAAGCTACCAGATGATATAAAAGTTGCCGGCTTTGATGATTCTCCCGAATCACAAATTGTTGAACCTCAATTAACAACCATATCTATAAAAGGAAAGGATATGGGCTATATCGCAACAAATCTATTATTAAACAGAATCAAATATCCTGATTCCCCTTTTACTGTTACTTATACACACACAGATATTATTTTACCGCGCTTCCACAAAAACTATACCTTAAACACGAAAATGCCTCTTGTCTAAAATCATTTAAACCAACAAAAAACATCAAAAGGATTTCTTGCCTACTCTTCCTTCGTGTATGGACAAGAAATCCTCTTTTATGCCATGTATTTTCTTTCCTCTTGTACTTTCTTGCATAAAAAAATCCCAATCATTAAAAGAACAGGGAATATCATAGCCATAAAAATTCCCACCTTTAAATTCTCTCCCGCCAGACTGGCAACACCTCCTACCAAAGCAGGACCTCCGGAGCACCCCAAATCACCTCCTAATGCCAGCAGAGCAAACATGGCAGTTCCTCCTCTTGGCAAAGCCCTGGCCGCCTTACTGAATGTACCGGGCCACATAATTCCAACAGACAGTCCGCAGACCGCGCAGGAAAGCAGGCTAACTACCGGAACAGGACTAAGCGAAATCCCCATATAGGAAGCAACGCAAAGCACACAGCTTATTCTCATAAAATGATCCAGAGAAATCCGCTCTCCGTATTTCCCGTAAAATACTCTGGACACCCCCATAAGAACTGCAAAAGCCATAGGTCCCGCCAAATCTCCCGCAGTTTTGGAAATCCCCAGCCCTTTCTCCGCAAAGGTAGACGCCCACTGGCTTACCGCCTGTTCACTGGCACCTGCACAAATCATCATAAGCAGCAATATCCAAAAAATCTTCATTCCAAATAATTCTTTAAGATGCAGCCCGGTTTCTCCCTCTTTTATTAAGGAAACCATAGGAACTCTGGTAAACACAAAAGCATTTGCCAGCGGAAGCAATGCCCATATTACTGCCAGAACCTTCCAGTTTTCGATTCCGAAAAAACAAAAAAACAGGGTGGACAGCAATACCACACCTACATGTCCCCAACAATAAAAAGAATGGAGCATGCTCATGGCTTTTTCTTTATTATCAGAAGGACATGCTTCTACCACTGGGCTTACCAGCACCTCCAAAAGACCGCCTCCAATGGCATACACCATTACGCCAATCAAAATACCTGCAAAGGCTGAAGGCAAAATTTCCGGTAATATTGGCAGCAGAAGAAGTCCTGATGCAGAAAACACATGCGCCATTACCATGGATATCCGATACCCGATTTTGTCTACAAAACCTACTGCAAACAAATCTACCAAAAGCTGTACTCCGAAATTAAAAGTCACCAGAATTGTAATCTGGGAAAGAGGAATCTGATAGCTTTGCTGAAAGGTTAAAAATAACAAAGGAACAAAGTTATTTACAATGGCCTGTACAATGTACGCAAGAAAGCAGGCAGTAATGGTTCTATCGTATCTATTCTTCATGCTTCTCTCTCTTTCTTATTTTATTCCATTGAATTATACCCTAATTTATATGTAAAAGAAAAGACTTTTGTATGTGAAAAGTATTTGACAAAATCGAAATAATATCATAAAATTATAGTGTTTGAGATTCCATACGCGGATATGGCGGAATTGGCAGACGCGCCAGATTTAGGTTCTGGTGTCCACGACGTGCAGGTTCAAGTCCTGTTATCCGCAGACTGAAACGGCAGAAAGCGCATAGGGAAAGCGTTTTCTGCCGTTCTTTTTACAGCAATATGGATTTTATTTATCGAATTGCACCTCCTGATAATATATTCCACAGCATCGCATACATACACATATACAGTAGAGATATCCCGTTCTCCAATGGCATATTCTCCCTCAGTTCCCACAAAGCTTCCCGGTGAAAGGGGATTTCCTTCTGCATCAAACACAACTGCCGCATACCTTGATTCCGGGTCGTTTATATTAAGAGAAATCTCAAAAGGTGTTTTTGTCACAGAGCGCATTTCCATTCCGCCGCAGTGGAATCCTCGCGAAGCGTTTTTGCTTTATAGGAAACGAACTTTCCTATAAAGAACAAAAAAATAGCCCAAATTCTTATATTCTAAGAATTTGAACTTCTTTCTTTAGTGAAGCATCGGGGATTCGAACCCCGGACAACTTGATTAAAAGTCAAGTGCTCTACCGACTGAGCTAATGCTCCATATATAATATTAAACTGGGCTAGCTGGATTCGAACCAGCGAGTGCAGGAGTCAAAGTCCTGTGCCTTACCGCTTGGCGATAGCCCAAGACCGCCTTACGGCTAAAGGTGGATAAAGGGATTCGAACCCTTGGCCTCCAGAGCCACAATCTGGCGCGCTAACCAACTGCGCTATACCCACCATATGCATTTGTATGCAAACGTGCTTGGAGGGATTCGAACCCCCGACCCACGGCTTAGAAGGCCGTTGCTCTATCCAGCTGAGCTACAAACACATCTCATGAAGAAGCTTCATGAAAGCGGGTGATGGGAATCGAACCCACATATCCAGCTTGGAAGGCTGGTGTTCTACCACTGAACTACACCCGCATAATCAAGTGTTTCTTATTTGAAACAGTCGGGGTGACAGGATTCGAACCTGCGACCTCCTGGTCCCAAACCAGGCGCTCTAGCCAAGCTGAGCCACACCCCGAAGTGTGTTGTTTCTTGTCTTCCGAACTCTCTTGCCCGGCGACGAAATATAATATACCATGACCTTCCAGAAAAGTCAACACCTTTTTTAAAATTTTTTCAACTTTTTTTTACAGGTTTATTGAAGCGTAAAACTCCACCTGCATATAGAAATTACTCCCGCAAAAACGTTTGATAAATTGCAGACTGATTTTTCGCCTGCCGGGAAATCTTTATATTCTCAAATGTCTTTATAAAATTTCCCGGTAAGCGCCTTTCTTCTGCAATGATGCAACTCCCTCCGACAGGCCTACAGATAATGAATGGTATAGTGTGCTTTTCCCTGTCTGTCGATTTCCATAATAAGAAAACTGGGTTTGCGTCCCAACTGTCTTGGATAAGACAGACTTCCTGGATTCAGCACCGTCAGATTTTCCTCGATTTCAAGATCCGGACGGTGGGTATGTCCATACATTACAATATCAATTTTTCGAAGCAAAGCCTCTTCCTTCAAACGGTCTGTGCCCACAGAAACACCATAATAATGCCCATGGGTAATCAAAATATGGTATTCTCCAATCCAGAATTCCTCTTCTCTTGGCAAATCCGAGAAAAAGTCATTATTTCCTGCCACCATATGTACCGGACAGCCTGCAATAACTTCTATGTAATCCTCCTGCCCTTCCACATCTCCCAGATGAATCAGGTGATCAAAAGGCCCATCTGTTTCCAGAACCCTTTCCAGATTGCTGGAATGCCCATGGGTATCGCTGACAATTAATATTTTCATATTGTTTTATCCTTCTTTTCCTAATACACTTTTCAGCATCAAAGCAAATGCTCTTTCTCCAGAAGTTCTTTCATCTTACGCAGGGCATTTCCTCTGTGGCTGAGGCTGTTTTTCTCTTCCGGCGGAAGTTCTGCGGTACTTACCCCTCTGTCCGGCAGATAAAAAATGGGGTCGTATCCAAAGCCATTCTCGCCCCGCTCTTCATATCCAATCATGCCTTCCACAGTTCCTCTTACCACCAGCTCTTTTCCGTTTGGGAAAACAGCCGCAATGGCACACACAAAACGGGCTGTTCGCTGTTCGTCCGGTACCCCCTCCAACCTGTCGATTAAATTCTGATTTTTTATACGGTAAGAGGTATCCTCTCCCATATAACGCGCAGAATAAATTCCTGGCTCTCCATTTAAGTAATCAATTTCCAGACCGGAATCATCAGCAAGAACCATTTCCCCTGCCAGACGACAAACCTCTCTTGCCTTAATCAGCGCATTCTCCTCAAAGCTTGTTCCGTCCTCCTCAATGTCTGCAGAAATCCCTGCCTGCTTCATAGAAAGAATTTCCAGGGGTAAATCTCCCAGAATTTCTCTGATTTCTTTCATTTTGTTTTCATTTCCGGTTGCAAAAATCATTCTTTTCATTGGTCGCTTCTCTCCTTTCCTTCCGGTCTGTCCTTCTTCCTGGGCGGTTTTGGGCCTAAAAACTGATAATAATAGGTTTTCATCATACCATTGTAGATTTTACGGTTTTTATCTGCCTTTCTTCCTATATAGCGCTCTGCATCTGCATAGGCTGTAATCAGATACATAGACCAGGAATCCAGTCCCGCAAAGCTCTTTCCAATGGTTTCATAAAGCGCAGGAAGATTTTCTCTCTCTTCGATACGCTCTCCGTAAGGCGGATTTGTCACCACAAATCCGTATTTTTTAGAATGTCTTAAATCCTTTACATCTCTTTGCTGAAAATGAATCAAATGTTCTACACCGGCTCTTTTGGCATTTTCCCTTGCTGCTTTTACAATTTCTCCGTCCAAATCATAGCCCTGGATATCGGTTTCAATATTAGGATTCATCAAATCCCTTGCCTCATCATGAACATTGTACCAGTATTTTCTGGAAATCAGATTTTTCCAGTCCTCAGAAAGAAAACTTCTGTTCATTCCCGGAGCAATATTTGCCGCCATCATAGCGGCTTCAATAGGAAAGGTTCCGCTACCGCAGAATGGATCGATCAAAATGCGCTCCTTATTCCAGGGCGTAAGCTTTAAAAGAGCTGCTGCCAGGGTTTCTGTAATAGGTGCCTTACTGGTAAGCTGACGATATCCTCTTTTATGCAGAGACAATCCTGTGGTATCGATACCGATGGTTGCTACATCTTTCATAAAGGCCACACGAACGGGGTAGGAAGGACCGTCCTCCTCAAACCATTCCACATGGTACACAGATTTCAGCCGTTCCACCATGGCTTTTTTCATAATAGACTGAATATCCGAGGGACTGAACAGCTTACTCTTTACAGAATTTGCTTTTGCTACCCAGAATTTCCCATTCAGAGGGATAAACTCTTCCCATGGAAGGGCTTTTGTTTTGTCAAACAATTCCTCAAATGTAGTAGCTTTTATCTTTGCAACTTTTAAAAGAATTCTCTCTGTGGTGCGAAGAAACACATTGGCTCTTACAATGGCGTCTGCGTCACCCCAGAACGTAACCTTTCCGTCCTCTACTTCGCTGATTTCATACCCCAAATCCTGAATTTCCCTCTTTAAAACCGCTTCCAATCCAAAATGACAGGGTGCAATTAATTCAAACGTTTTCATTAAAGTTTTAACTCCTTCACAATCTCTCCGTCAAATCCGCGGATACTGAACAGACCGTCCTCCAAAATTGCATATGTAGGAATATTTCCTTCCTTTGGTATGGACACAGAGCCTGGATTTAAAATGGTATACTCTTCTTTTTTCTCTGCTCGCAGCACATGAGTATGCCCATGGACAAAAATATCCCCTTTCTTCATTGGCGGAAGATGTTCTTCATTATATACATGTCCATGGCTGGCATAAATAGTTCTTTCCCCGTCCATGAGAATACAATAATCTGCCATAATCGGGAACTGCAACACCATCTGGTCTACCTCTGCATCACAATTTCCTCTCACAACATACAACTCTTCCTTTACCTCATTTAACATGGCAATGACCTGCTTTGGTGCATACTCCTTCGGCAAATCATTTCTTGGACCATGATAGAGCAAATCTCCCAGCAAAATCAAACGGTCTGCTTTTTCCTCTCTATATGCGTCCAGCATTTTCTTACAATAATACTGAGAGCCGTGAATATCTGATGCAAACATATATTTCATATTTTTGTTCTCCTTTATACCGGGGCCGCATAACACAGCCCCTCTGTTTATTTTTTTATTCTACTATGCCCTGTGGAAAAATACAAGTTGGAACCTTGATAACATCGAATCCCTCCCACTACGGATTTCACCCGGAATCCCATCTTCATCAGGGATCTGGCTGCAAACAGGCTGGCGCTGCCCCGCTCGCAGTATAAAACCAGCAGCTTTGTCCTTG
This region includes:
- a CDS encoding THUMP domain-containing class I SAM-dependent RNA methyltransferase, with the protein product MKTFELIAPCHFGLEAVLKREIQDLGYEISEVEDGKVTFWGDADAIVRANVFLRTTERILLKVAKIKATTFEELFDKTKALPWEEFIPLNGKFWVAKANSVKSKLFSPSDIQSIMKKAMVERLKSVYHVEWFEEDGPSYPVRVAFMKDVATIGIDTTGLSLHKRGYRQLTSKAPITETLAAALLKLTPWNKERILIDPFCGSGTFPIEAAMMAANIAPGMNRSFLSEDWKNLISRKYWYNVHDEARDLMNPNIETDIQGYDLDGEIVKAARENAKRAGVEHLIHFQQRDVKDLRHSKKYGFVVTNPPYGERIEERENLPALYETIGKSFAGLDSWSMYLITAYADAERYIGRKADKNRKIYNGMMKTYYYQFLGPKPPRKKDRPEGKERSDQ
- a CDS encoding rhodanese-like domain-containing protein translates to MLSIDTIAAQELDAYKDRDDVLIIDLRDREAYEESHFCTAVNIPYEELEICRKLPRTKLLVLYCERGSASLFAARSLMKMGFRVKSVVGGIRCYQGSNLYFSTGHSRIKK
- a CDS encoding metallophosphoesterase family protein, whose protein sequence is MKILIVSDTHGHSSNLERVLETDGPFDHLIHLGDVEGQEDYIEVIAGCPVHMVAGNNDFFSDLPREEEFWIGEYHILITHGHYYGVSVGTDRLKEEALLRKIDIVMYGHTHRPDLEIEENLTVLNPGSLSYPRQLGRKPSFLIMEIDRQGKAHYTIHYL
- a CDS encoding LacI family DNA-binding transcriptional regulator produces the protein MKKRITIQDIADALGLSRNTISKALNGTGCVASDTKDLIFQKATELGYKQFSLLQDAEYECDKTITNREIALFTKSVPGSQYLSSTLLDSFQKKISALGYRLTIYVLRDTIISSCSLPENFNADSTDAILILELFDETYTNFLCNLETPTLFVDSFANPQNKTIASDILYMENKSSTYHLITHLLNTGCKKIGYVGDYLHCQSFFERWYGYKEAMHTNSCSNYKDFCILENDSSPYNNPSWLASKIQSLKELPDAFFCANDFLAICTIKALKSLNYKLPDDIKVAGFDDSPESQIVEPQLTTISIKGKDMGYIATNLLLNRIKYPDSPFTVTYTHTDIILPRFHKNYTLNTKMPLV
- a CDS encoding MFS transporter is translated as MKNRYDRTITACFLAYIVQAIVNNFVPLLFLTFQQSYQIPLSQITILVTFNFGVQLLVDLFAVGFVDKIGYRISMVMAHVFSASGLLLLPILPEILPSAFAGILIGVMVYAIGGGLLEVLVSPVVEACPSDNKEKAMSMLHSFYCWGHVGVVLLSTLFFCFFGIENWKVLAVIWALLPLANAFVFTRVPMVSLIKEGETGLHLKELFGMKIFWILLLMMICAGASEQAVSQWASTFAEKGLGISKTAGDLAGPMAFAVLMGVSRVFYGKYGERISLDHFMRISCVLCVASYMGISLSPVPVVSLLSCAVCGLSVGIMWPGTFSKAARALPRGGTAMFALLALGGDLGCSGGPALVGGVASLAGENLKVGIFMAMIFPVLLMIGIFLCKKVQEERKYMA
- the yfcE gene encoding phosphodiesterase gives rise to the protein MKYMFASDIHGSQYYCKKMLDAYREEKADRLILLGDLLYHGPRNDLPKEYAPKQVIAMLNEVKEELYVVRGNCDAEVDQMVLQFPIMADYCILMDGERTIYASHGHVYNEEHLPPMKKGDIFVHGHTHVLRAEKKEEYTILNPGSVSIPKEGNIPTYAILEDGLFSIRGFDGEIVKELKL
- a CDS encoding XTP/dITP diphosphatase, which gives rise to MKRMIFATGNENKMKEIREILGDLPLEILSMKQAGISADIEEDGTSFEENALIKAREVCRLAGEMVLADDSGLEIDYLNGEPGIYSARYMGEDTSYRIKNQNLIDRLEGVPDEQRTARFVCAIAAVFPNGKELVVRGTVEGMIGYEERGENGFGYDPIFYLPDRGVSTAELPPEEKNSLSHRGNALRKMKELLEKEHLL